A stretch of Henckelia pumila isolate YLH828 chromosome 4, ASM3356847v2, whole genome shotgun sequence DNA encodes these proteins:
- the LOC140863993 gene encoding protein JINGUBANG-like produces MAINDINGAETSAARKSELRRGKLGALMSSDPFFPQDSDFNIHSPRRSSNFSSSSPPSDDSTMYFSERNSVDSSSPCVEMSPWSQPSPYVKSPWMQMQYQFSGDEEKKNDQKCGSLLGSLSREEGHIYSLAASGDLLYTGSESKNVRVWKDLRDYSGFKSGSGLVKAIVVCGDKIFTGHQDGKIRVWRCFGDGSSMHKRVGNLPTTRDLLRKSMNPRNYVEVRRNRAVPWIKHYDAVSCMSVDADQGLLYSGSWDRTFKVWRISDSKCLESVHAHDDAVNSVEVGFCGLFFTGSADGTVKAWRRELVGKSTKHVLVETLLKQEHAVTSLAVNRAAGAVYAGSSDGLVRFWEREKHFMSFSGVLRGHKMAVLCLAAVGDHLVLSGSADSSICVWRRDVGGVHTCMTVLTGHGGPVKCLAVKAAAEEENEWIVYSGSLDKSVKVWRVTEH; encoded by the coding sequence ATGGCCATCAATGACATCAATGGAGCCGAGACCTCTGCTGCTCGGAAAAGCGAACTCCGGCGAGGAAAGCTCGGAGCCCTCATGTCCTCCGACCCATTTTTCCCGCAAGATAGCGACTTCAATATCCATTCGCCACGCCGGAGCAGTAACTTCTCCTCTTCGAGCCCGCCTTCCGATGATTCGACCATGTATTTCTCCGAGCGAAACAGCGTCGATTCTTCTTCTCCTTGCGTGGAGATGTCTCCGTGGAGCCAACCTTCGCCTTATGTGAAATCTCCATGGATGCAAATGCAATACCAGTTTTCTGGAGACGAAGAGAAGAAAAATGATCAGAAGTGTGGATCACTTCTAGGAAGCCTTTCCCGTGAAGAGGGACATATTTATTCCCTGGCAGCTTCTGGGGATTTGCTGTATACGGGATCAGAGAGCAAGAACGTGAGGGTGTGGAAAGATTTGCGAGATTATTCCGGGTTTAAATCCGGAAGTGGGTTGGTGAAAGCCATTGTTGTGTGCGGGGATAAGATTTTTACAGGGCATCAAGATGGGAAAATCCGGGTTTGGAGATGTTTCGGGGATGGAAGTAGCATGCATAAGCGGGTGGGGAACTTGCCGACGACCCGGGATTTGTTGAGGAAATCGATGAATCCGAGGAACTACGTGGAGGTGAGGAGAAATCGTGCGGTTCCATGGATCAAACACTACGATGCGGTGTCGTGCATGAGCGTGGATGCGGATCAGGGGCTGTTGTATTCAGGTTCTTGGGATAGGACCTTCAAGGTGTGGAGAATCTCGGATTCCAAGTGCTTGGAATCGGTGCACGCGCATGATGATGCTGTCAACTCGGTGGAGGTTGGGTTTTGCGGCTTGTTCTTCACCGGCTCCGCCGACGGCACGGTGAAGGCGTGGAGGAGGGAGCTGGTGGGGAAGAGCACCAAGCATGTCCTGGTGGAGACTTTGCTGAAGCAAGAACACGCGGTGACTTCGCTGGCGGTGAACCGTGCGGCGGGGGCGGTGTACGCCGGTTCTTCCGACGGGCTGGTGAGGTTTTGGGAGCGGGAGAAGCACTTCATGTCCTTCAGCGGCGTTTTGAGGGGACACAAGATGGCGGTTCTGTGTTTGGCTGCGGTGGGAGATCACTTGGTGCTGAGTGGATCGGCGGACAGCAGCATATGCGTGTGGCGGCGGGATGTGGGCGGAGTTCACACGTGCATGACGGTGTTGACGGGGCACGGCGGTCCTGTGAAGTGCCTGGCGGTCAAGGCGGCGGCGGAGGAG